In a single window of the Nicotiana tomentosiformis chromosome 8, ASM39032v3, whole genome shotgun sequence genome:
- the LOC104093373 gene encoding histone H3.2, with protein MARTKQTARKSTGGKAPRKQLATKAARKSAPATGGVKKPHRFRPGTVALREIRKYQKSTELLIRKLPFQRLVREIAQDFKTDLRFQSSAVAALQEAAEAYLVGLFEDTNLCAIHAKRVTIMPKDIQLARRIRGERA; from the coding sequence ATGGCTCGTACCAAGCAAACTGCACGTAAGTCAACTGGTGGCAAAGCACCAAGGAAGCAGTTAGCTACAAAAGCTGCTCGGAAATCGGCTCCGGCGACCGGAGGAGTGAAGAAGCCACACAGATTCAGGCCCGGAACTGTTGCACTTCGTGAAATTAGAAAGTACCAGAAATCGACTGAGCTCCTAATCCGAAAACTTCCATTTCAGCGTTTGGTTCGTGAGATAGCTCAGGATTTTAAGACCGATCTGAGGTTCCAGAGCTCTGCTGTTGCGGCGCTTCAAGAGGCGGCTGAAGCTTATCTTGTTGGTTTGTTCGAGGATACTAACCTTTGTGCTATCCACGCTAAGAGAGTTACCATTATGCCAAAAGACATTCAGCTTGCCAGAAGAATTAGGGGTGAGAGAGCTTAA